The proteins below come from a single Mauremys reevesii isolate NIE-2019 linkage group 6, ASM1616193v1, whole genome shotgun sequence genomic window:
- the LOC120407881 gene encoding selenoprotein P, with amino-acid sequence MWGGLGLALVLCLLPGGGTESQGSSAHCQEPPGWQIEETSPMQNSRGSVTVVALLQASUYLCLLQASRLEDLRVKLENEGLVNISYMVVNHQGVLSQLKIHTLKEKVSETITVYQQSENQTDVWTTLNGNKDDFLIYDRCGRLVYHLGLPYSFLTFSYVEDSIKIAYCEYKCGNCSYMTPVVEDICKNISQTADEKPAEEAPKPHNRHSHHHNQHRHHGHRHHHQEGDQLSEDQNQQDSAQAPRNHSHQSSQRHNRVVGRNRQGQKGSQPNVETAPQREVGKVPTKVKRPUKKGTAS; translated from the exons ATGTGGGGAGGGCTGGGTCTGGCCCTGGttctctgtctcctcccaggagGAGGGACAGAGAGCCAGGGTTCAAGTGCCCATTGTCAAGAACCCCCAGGATGGCAAATCGAGGAGACCAGTCCAATGCAGAATTCTAGGGGCTCAGTGACAGTGGTAGCACTCCTCCAAGCTAGCTGATACTTGTGCCTGCTGCAGGCTTCCAG ATTGGAAGACCTGAGAGTAAAGTTAGAGAATGAAGGATTGGTCAATATCTCATACATGGTGGTTAATCATCAAGGAGTACTTTCCCAACTGAAAATTCACACACTGAAGGAGAAGGTATCGGAGACTATTACTGTATACCAGCAAAGTGAGAATCAAACTGATGTTTGGACTACCTTAAATGGAAACAAAGATGATTTTCTTATCTATGACAG GTGTGGCCGTCTGGTGTATCATCTTGGTCTGCCTTATAGCTTCCTGACTTTCTCATATGTGGAAGACTCTATTAAGATTGCATACTGTGAATACAAGTGTGGAAATTGCTCTTATATG ACACCAGTTGTTGAAGATATATGCAAAAACATATCTCAGACAGCCGACGAAAAGCCAGCTGAAGAAGCACCGAAGCCACACAATCGCCATTCACACCACCACAATCAACATAGACATCATGGACACAGGCACCACCACCAGGAAGGGGACCAGCTTTCAGAAGATCAAAATCAACAGGATTCTGCTCAAGCTCCAAGAAATCATTCCCACCAGAGCAGTCAACGTCATAACAGGGTTGTGGGTCGTAATAGACAGGGTCAGAAAGGTAGTCAACCAAATGTAGAAACTGCCCCACAAAGAGAAGTGGGGAAAGTTCCTACAAAAGTTAAGAGGCCTTGAAAAAAAGGAACTGCCAGCTGA